From Marinifilum sp. JC120:
CTGCGGCACCCACCAGCGGGTTGATCTTGTCCTTACAGACCAAGTTCATGAGCTTGGCAAAAGCCAATCCACTCGCGGTGGCAACACAGAAGGAGGCAGCACCCAGCCCGAAAATAAGCAGGCTGTCAGGAGTCAGAAAGGTCTGAGCCTGAGTGGATGCTCCCACGGAAAAGCCAAGCAGAATGGTAACTGAGTCGATAAGCGCAGTACGCGCAGTCTCAGCCAGACGCTCGGTAACGCCGGATTCTTTAAGCAGGTTACCAAAGAAGAGCATACCTACCAGAGCAAGTGAGCCCGGTGCGATAAGCGCGGTGATGATAAAGCCGCCCACCGGGAAAAGAATCTTTTCACGGGTGGAGACTTCACGGGGCGCGCTCATACGTATGAGTCGCTCTTTCTTGGTGGTCATCAGCTTCATGATCGGAGGCTGAATAACCGGGACCAGTGCCATGTACGAATACGCGGCAATGGCGATAGCTCCCAGTAGATGCGGTGCCAGCTTGGAGGAGAGGAAGATAGCCGTAGGCCCGTCCGCCCCGCCGATAATGCCGATAGCACCGGCCTCACTGGGAGTGAAGCCCATATACATGGCCCCGAGGAGGGTCGCGAAGATCCCCATCTGGGCTGCTGCACCGAGCAACACAAGTCTCGGATTGGAGAGCATGCACGAAAAGTCGGTCATGGCTCCGATGCCGAGGAAGATCAATGGCGGGAAAATCCCTGCGCTGACCCCGAAGTAGATATAATAAAGCACGCTGCCTTCGTCATAGACGCTGAGCGGCATCCCGGCGATGGAGGGGATGTTGCCCACGATGGCTCCGAACCCGATGGGCAGGAGTAGCAGCGGCTCGTAGTCCTTAATAATAGCAAGGGCGATGAAGATGATCCCGATAACAATCATGATGAAGTTGCCCGGGGTCATTTCTGCAAAGCCCGTTGTGCTTATGAAGTGCAGAAGTATATCCATAACGTCTGTCTAGCCCTTGTTTTTATGCAGATACGCCACTGCGGCAGCCACTATCTCGGCTTCCGAAGGTCCGGTCTGAACCTGAGGAGCAGGAGCATTGGCCACCGGTCCGCTGTGATGGGCGGAAGGCGGAATTATCTTATTTAAGAACGCGGCAAGCTTCGGCAGCAGCGCGATGTAGACACTTACCAAAAGCAAGGCTGTGAACACGATGCACATACCTGTGATAGAAAGCGCCACGCCGTTACCCGCGACCACGTTGTCCCAGCTGAACAACATCTGTTGCATTATTTATCTCCTATCCTTTTCTACAGACCATTCCAAAATGGTGAAATGCAAGGCGCGAATAAAAGGCAGGAACGAAGCATATTAAGACATATGTGAGTTTCTGGCTTTTTTGAAGCAACGTCGCAGATCGCTGTTTTGGGGCGGTCTGATTAAACGGACATCTGGGCCAGGGGTTGCCCCTGCTGCACCTGATCACCGGCAGTGACGGAGAAGGAGGTAACAGTACCGGCCTTGTGCGCCTTGACTTCCATTTCCATCTTCATGGCTTCCATGACGACGAGGGTCTGTCCTTCCTGAACCGGAGTTCCGGGCTCAACCGCCAATCTGATAATCAGACCGGGCATGGGAGCAGCAACGGGTTCAGTTGCACCGGCGGGAGCTGCGGAAGCCGCGCCTCCTGCGGGAGCATCACCGGCGCCGATATTAAAGGACTTGCCGTTAACTGTGGCAGTGGAACCATCCACATTGACGGTGTAGGCCTGACCATCCACGGTGACGTTAACTGTTCCGGAACCGGAACCGCCGCCAACAGTGGCACCCAGCTTCTTGAGCTGTTCGGCTTCAACGTCTTTCTTATAACGAATACCGACGCGGGCTTCGCCTTTAAGATAGCTGACACCCTTGTCTTTGCAGGTTGCCACGATGAAAACGTTCTCATCGGTAAGCTCGAAACCTTCTTCTTCGCAGATTTTGCGAGCAGGTTCGAGACCTTTAGATGAATCCGCATCGTTGATTTCAAGCGGAGTTTTCTTGGTAGGTTCAAGCTCCATCTGCTCGGAAGCAAGCTTGACAATTTCGGGATCAGGCTCGACCGGAGTCTTACCGAAATAACCCAGAACCATCTTGCCGTAACCGTCAGCAAATTTTTCCCAAGGGCCGAACATTACGTTATTGAATGCCTGCTGGAAGTAGAACTGGGAAACCGGGGTAACGGAAGTACCGAATCCACCCCTGCGTACTACTTCACTCATGGCCCGGATAATTTCGGGATATTTGTCCATGAGGCCGTTATCGCGAAGCATCTGGGTGTTCGCGGTAAGCGCGCCGCCGGGCATGGGGCTGAAGGGGATCATGGGATCAACCTGAGTCGCTTCCGGAGGCAGGAAGTAATCCTTCATGCAATCACGGAAAACATCTTCAGCTTCAATGATCTTATCAATATCAACATCAATGGTGTAATCAGTTCCACGCAGGATATGCCACATGGTGATTATGTCGGTCTGACATGTTCCACCTGAGGCAGGAGCCATGGATAGATCAATGGCATCCGCGCCCGCTTCGATTGCTGAGTGATAGCAAAGTCCGCCGATCCCTGCTGTCTCATGGGTGTGAAAATGAAGCAGAACATCCTCGGGCAGCATCTTCTTGGCGGCCTTAATGGTTTCATAAACCTTACCCGGGGTGGATGTACCCGACGCATCTTTAAAGCATACGGAGTCAAAAGGGATATCCGCATCAAGAATCTGACGCAGGGTCTTCTCGTAAAATGCGGCATCATGAGCACCGGAACATCCGGGAGGCAGTTCCATCATGGAAACAACGACCTGGTGTTTAAGTCCGGCATTAGCAATACACTGACCGCTATAAATCAGGTTATTGACGTCATTTAGAGCGTCGAAGTTACGGATGGTGGTAATGCCGTGCTTAGCAAAGAGATCGGCATGGGCTTTGATGACGTCACTGGGCTGGGATTCAAGTCCGACAACGTTGACACCACGAGCGAGTGTCTGAAGGTCGGCATCGGGACCTGCGGTCTCCCTGAACCTGTCCATCATATCAAAGGCACATTCATTGGAATAAAAGTAGAGGGCCTGGAACCGTGCGCCGCCGCCAGCTTCAAACCAGTTGATACCCGCTTCCTTGGCCGCTTCTACGGCAGGCAGGAAATCATCGGTCTTAACTCTGGCCCCGTAAACGGACTGAAATCCGTCACGAAAGGCTGTACACATGAACCTAATCTTCTTCTTGGCCACTTCCCCTCCCTATGGTTTGAGAATGGAACACATCGCCGCAAGCGGGGGAGCATGCGGATACACATTCTTGTTAAACCCAAATTTTTTAAAGGAAACCAGTAATTTACGAGAACATATTCGTCTAGCCTGAAATAAAATGTGGCAATGAGACGAGCTGAAAGTACCAAGTACCTAACACAAACCTCTGACAATTTCAGCAAAAAAGAGTAGCTAAAAAAATATTTAGTAGTTAAGTTGTAAAATTGCCTGCCTGTGAGACTTCTTTTCACTTCCAATTCTTATACATCCCTCTGAACTAAGCACTATAAACCTTTAATTTAATTCTTTTTTTACTATACAACTCAATCATTCACCTTAACATCACCCTTTACCAAACACACAGTCTCATTTTCGATCACGATTGTTATTCTACGTGTAAAAGTTCACTTGCGAACAGCATTTCAACTCAAAAACAACATATTTGAACATTTTTTCACAATACGATTTACATTTTTGTTTTTACAACCAATTTAGCCCTTAAACACATTAAAAACATACTGCAATAGTAGCTAATTACTAAAAAAGTGTGCTTTATTACCTGCATGCCCCTCTTAACAAAAAAAAGCCGCCCGCATGTTGCGGACGGCTCGCTAGAATCAACTCAAAAACTTTATTCAGCCTTTGAACCCAAAGAAACTCAAAGCTCTGTAATATTTAAATTTATTTAATTTTACTACTTTTGTCGAAGATCGTCGATGTGGTTATTTCCTTCACCGCAACAACCTTCTCCGCCTTTTGCAGCCGGACAGTCACAACCACACCCGCAACTCCCGCCCCCTTTGCCAAACCACTTTCTAACCAAATAGATGACTGCAATTATGATTGCACCAAAAACAATTATATTTTCCATCAGAAACTCCACTGATAAAGGATTTCATTTTCACTTAATCAAATTTTAACCCTAAATCACGTGAAGTCAACCCTGTGCGAGCAAAAACAAGCCATCTATCAGATAATTCCCTAATTTTTAAAAAGCAACTCCAAAGTGAGGCGTAAAATCAGGCTACAAAATCCTGAAACATCCCCAAAAGCTTATCTACCGGACCAGGAAAGCGCTCCAGTAAAGTTTGACAAGCGATATAGCTTGCAAACAAAAAAGCAGCAAAGCCTCCCCAAACGACAACATCAAATAATACGGGTATGGTTTTACCTGAAAGTTTATTTCTATGCATTTTTTACCTCCTTTTCTTAAGGAAGCAACATGCATACCAAGTGCAACGGGAAAATCAGACCACACAAGACCCTATAATTACGGAATATTCACGAAAAAAAAGACTCACTAAGAAGGTCATAAATTTGGCGACTACACCTATTCACGACATTCAAATGAGACTTGTGCGCAAGAGTATCAATATGTCATAATTACAAATATCTTTACGCTAACATCGGGACTGACCATGGATATGAGCAAAGAGCAGCTGATCAAAGAGCTTGCGGCCAGAGATAAACGTATCACTGAACTTGAAGAGCAGCTTTACGGAACGGACCGCTACCTTGAAGAACGATTTCGGAAGCTGATTGACCATGTTGAAATGGTATCTGTGCAGGGATACGACAAAAATCGCAAAGTTGTTTTCTGGAACTCTGCCAGCCGAAAACTCTATGGATACACTCGCGCAGAAGCACTCGGCAAAAAGCTTGAAGACCTGATAATCCCAGAGCATATGCGCGAAGGAGTCATCAGCCACATCCGCGACTGGCACGAAAAGGGGATCCGCATACCTGCCGGAGAATTAAACCTGCGCCGCAAGGATGGCAGCATCGTTCCGGTATATTCGGCCCATGTGATGCAGAAGAATCCTGACGGCTCCAAATATATGTATTGCATTGACGTTGACATGACAGAAATCAAAAAAGCGCACCGTCAACTAGTCCGGGCCAAAGAACTGGCTGAATCAGCCAACCGGGCCAAAAGCGAATTCCTTGCCAACATGAGCCATGAGATCCGCACACCACTCAACGGAGTATTGGGCATGCTCCAATTACTCAAATCAACTCCGCAGGACAAAGAACAACTTGAATACATCGACCTTGCTGTCATGGGAGCTAAAAGACTGACCACGCTGCTCTCAGATATACTAGATCTATCACGGGTGGAAGCAGGCAAGCTTTCTGTGGAGTCAGTACCCTTCGACCTGAAAAAGTTACTGCAACACATCGCGGATCTTTACCGTCCTGTAGCCCGGCAAAAAGGCCTAACAATAAAACTGTCCCCGCACCCGACAACCCCACACACAGTAAAAGGCGATGCAGCTCGTTTGCAACAAGTGCTGACCAACCTTCTGGGCAATGCAATCAAATTCACCGATTCCGGCAGAATTTTAATTGAAACTTACCCTCTGCCAACTACTTCCCAGAACCATACAAGACTTCTTTTCAGCATAACCGATTCCGGCCCGGGCATCCCGGACAGCAGGCTGGATGAACTTTTCGCC
This genomic window contains:
- a CDS encoding sodium ion-translocating decarboxylase subunit beta, which codes for MDILLHFISTTGFAEMTPGNFIMIVIGIIFIALAIIKDYEPLLLLPIGFGAIVGNIPSIAGMPLSVYDEGSVLYYIYFGVSAGIFPPLIFLGIGAMTDFSCMLSNPRLVLLGAAAQMGIFATLLGAMYMGFTPSEAGAIGIIGGADGPTAIFLSSKLAPHLLGAIAIAAYSYMALVPVIQPPIMKLMTTKKERLIRMSAPREVSTREKILFPVGGFIITALIAPGSLALVGMLFFGNLLKESGVTERLAETARTALIDSVTILLGFSVGASTQAQTFLTPDSLLIFGLGAASFCVATASGLAFAKLMNLVCKDKINPLVGAAGVSAVPDSARVVQMVARDEDPHNFLLMHAMAPNVAGVLGSAVGAGVLWSVLAM
- a CDS encoding biotin attachment protein, which produces MCTAFRDGFQSVYGARVKTDDFLPAVEAAKEAGINWFEAGGGARFQALYFYSNECAFDMMDRFRETAGPDADLQTLARGVNVVGLESQPSDVIKAHADLFAKHGITTIRNFDALNDVNNLIYSGQCIANAGLKHQVVVSMMELPPGCSGAHDAAFYEKTLRQILDADIPFDSVCFKDASGTSTPGKVYETIKAAKKMLPEDVLLHFHTHETAGIGGLCYHSAIEAGADAIDLSMAPASGGTCQTDIITMWHILRGTDYTIDVDIDKIIEAEDVFRDCMKDYFLPPEATQVDPMIPFSPMPGGALTANTQMLRDNGLMDKYPEIIRAMSEVVRRGGFGTSVTPVSQFYFQQAFNNVMFGPWEKFADGYGKMVLGYFGKTPVEPDPEIVKLASEQMELEPTKKTPLEINDADSSKGLEPARKICEEEGFELTDENVFIVATCKDKGVSYLKGEARVGIRYKKDVEAEQLKKLGATVGGGSGSGTVNVTVDGQAYTVNVDGSTATVNGKSFNIGAGDAPAGGAASAAPAGATEPVAAPMPGLIIRLAVEPGTPVQEGQTLVVMEAMKMEMEVKAHKAGTVTSFSVTAGDQVQQGQPLAQMSV
- a CDS encoding response regulator, whose amino-acid sequence is MDMSKEQLIKELAARDKRITELEEQLYGTDRYLEERFRKLIDHVEMVSVQGYDKNRKVVFWNSASRKLYGYTRAEALGKKLEDLIIPEHMREGVISHIRDWHEKGIRIPAGELNLRRKDGSIVPVYSAHVMQKNPDGSKYMYCIDVDMTEIKKAHRQLVRAKELAESANRAKSEFLANMSHEIRTPLNGVLGMLQLLKSTPQDKEQLEYIDLAVMGAKRLTTLLSDILDLSRVEAGKLSVESVPFDLKKLLQHIADLYRPVARQKGLTIKLSPHPTTPHTVKGDAARLQQVLTNLLGNAIKFTDSGRILIETYPLPTTSQNHTRLLFSITDSGPGIPDSRLDELFAPFTQGNEGFSRPHQGAGLGLSICKQLVKLMGGNIVIESELGKGTTIYFCINFENASRPDKLSPQTEEQPKLKGKLKVLLAEDETISRIAAKRQLELAGCEVTAVENGQQAIKEASAEEFNIIMMDIQMPVMDGIAATRAIRNGEAGESCKNIPIIAITAYAMKGDREKFLELGMDDYLAKPIENKSLMKMLDRYQLNKPLKL
- a CDS encoding FeoB-associated Cys-rich membrane protein, which codes for MENIIVFGAIIIAVIYLVRKWFGKGGGSCGCGCDCPAAKGGEGCCGEGNNHIDDLRQK